In the Astatotilapia calliptera chromosome 5, fAstCal1.2, whole genome shotgun sequence genome, one interval contains:
- the akr7a3 gene encoding aflatoxin B1 aldehyde reductase member 3 — translation MLWVITRPLCTLRQSKAIKDVLVHLPKCVARRNMSSPAKKPVSLLGTMGFGGRADAEQSLEMVKAFLDRGHNQVDTAFMYVDGKSETIIGGMNLPKTVSIATKANPWDGKTLKPESVRSQLETSLQRLRTDCVDLFYLHAPDHQNPIEDTLRACNDLHKEGKFKELGLSNYVSWEVAEIVCICRHNNWIVPTVYQGMYNATTRQVETELLPCLRYYGMRFYAYNPLAGGLLTGKYHYEDKDGSQPAGRFFGNSWAAAYRDRYWKKSHFQAIEVVLQALETAYGSEKPSLISAAMRWMYHHSQLKGDLGDGVIIGMSSMEQLQQNMAAAEEGPLDERVVGAFKEAWNLVAHECPNYFR, via the exons ATGCTCTGGGTAATAACACGACCTCTGTGCACACTCCGACAAAGTAAGGCTATCAAAGACGTGCTTGTACATTTGCCGAAGTGTGTGGCTCGCAGAAACATGTCGTCTCCGGCTAAAAAGCCGGTGTCCTTACTGGGAACTATGGGCTTCGGGGGGCGAGCAGACGCCGAGCAGAGCCTGGAAATGGTGAAGGCTTTCCTGGACAGAGGACACAACCAGGTGGACACAGCCTTCATGTACGTCGATGGGAAGTCAGAGACCATCATTGGAGGCATGAATCTCCCCAAAACAG TAAGCATAGCTACCAAGGCCAATCCCTGGGATGGAAAGACGCTGAAGCCAGAGAGCGTGCGCTCCCAGCTGGAAACCTCCCTTCAGAGGTTGCGGACAGACTGTGTGGACCTTTTCTACCTCCATGCCCCTGACCACCAAAACCCTATCGAGGATACTCTCAGAGCCTGCAATGACCTCCACAAAGAG GGAAAATTCAAGGAGCTCGGCCTTTCAAACTATGTATCCTGGGAAGTGGCTGAAATAGTATGCATCTGCAGGCACAACAACTGGATAGTTCCCACTGTTTATCAG GGAATGTACAATGCCACAACAAGACAGGTGGAAacagagttgctgccatgtctGAGATACTATGGAATGCGATTCTATGCATACAATCCTCTGGCAG GTGGCCTTCTGACAGGGAAGTATCACTATGAAGATAAAGATGGCTCCCAGCCTGCAGGACGATTCTTTGGTAACAGCTGGGCTGCAGCATACAGAGACAG ATACTGGAAGAAAAGTCATTTCCAGGCCATAGAGGTGGTTCTGCAGGCTTTGGAAACAGCGTACGGGTCAGAGAAACCCTCGCTGATTTCTGCTGCTATGCGCTGGATGTATCATCACTCTCAGCTTAAG GGTGATCTTGGAGATGGAGTCATTATTGGCATGTCGAGCATGGAGCAGCTTCAGCAAAACATGGCCGCTGCGGAAGAGGGTCCTCTGGATGAGAGAGTGGTCGGCGCCTTCAAAGAAGCCTGGAATCTCGTAGCCCACGAGTGTCCAAACTACTTCCGATGA